Proteins from a genomic interval of Aquabacterium sp. J223:
- a CDS encoding LysR family transcriptional regulator gives MNVNLRQVRAFVAVYRLGSVTRAAQQLNLTQAAVSLLLRQFEETLGVRLFDRTTRRLTPTQAALDALPVAQEVLDGVERLVNGARGMREKRLGRFGFAASTSAAAALMAPMLQRFRERYPEVEAVMQDRPPERIVEAVLMDEVEFAIGTPDRRTAAVELTPLIQDRLCVICRADSPLAQRRHLRWRELKEVPTISGSRRNPIRAVIDETLAESGQHFVPTHEADYVATSLAMTLQGLGVSVLPSYLVGPQHRRDLAAVPLVGPAVPRTLYAVVKRGHQLSPAAQAFVELLVGGVARPAAGLARAGGAGAGPVGVSPQADARWNTEATKAIHNPSTSR, from the coding sequence ATGAATGTGAACCTGCGCCAGGTGCGGGCGTTCGTGGCGGTCTACCGGCTCGGCAGCGTGACCCGCGCCGCCCAGCAGCTCAACCTCACGCAGGCCGCCGTGAGCCTGCTGCTGCGCCAGTTCGAGGAGACGCTGGGCGTGCGCCTGTTCGACCGCACCACCCGGCGGCTGACGCCGACGCAGGCCGCGCTCGACGCGCTGCCGGTGGCGCAGGAGGTGCTGGACGGGGTGGAGCGCCTGGTCAACGGCGCCCGCGGCATGCGGGAGAAGCGGCTCGGCCGCTTCGGCTTCGCCGCCAGCACCTCGGCCGCCGCGGCGCTGATGGCACCGATGCTGCAGCGCTTCCGCGAGCGCTACCCGGAGGTCGAGGCGGTGATGCAGGACCGGCCGCCCGAGCGCATCGTCGAGGCGGTGCTGATGGACGAGGTGGAGTTCGCCATCGGCACGCCCGACCGCCGCACCGCCGCGGTCGAGCTGACGCCGCTGATCCAGGACCGGCTGTGCGTCATCTGCCGTGCCGACAGCCCGCTGGCGCAGCGTCGCCACCTGCGCTGGCGCGAGTTGAAGGAGGTGCCCACCATCTCCGGCAGCCGACGCAATCCCATCCGCGCCGTCATCGACGAGACGCTGGCGGAAAGCGGCCAGCACTTCGTGCCGACGCACGAGGCCGACTACGTCGCCACCTCGCTGGCGATGACGCTGCAGGGCCTGGGCGTGAGCGTGCTGCCGTCCTACCTGGTCGGGCCGCAGCACCGGCGCGACCTGGCCGCGGTGCCGCTGGTCGGGCCGGCGGTGCCGCGCACGCTGTACGCCGTCGTCAAGCGCGGCCACCAGCTGTCGCCGGCGGCACAGGCCTTCGTCGAGCTGCTGGTGGGGGGAGTGGCGCGGCCGGCCGCCGGCCTGGCACGCGCAGGAGGCGCAGGCGCTGGGCCGGTCGGCGTGAGTCCTCAGGCGGACGCCCGTTGGAACACCGAGGCGACGAAGGCGATCCACAACCCCAGCACCAGCAGGTAG
- a CDS encoding MAPEG family protein has protein sequence MPTNHLHLLAAALAMVLLTFAVAVAMFFARFGEMRRKRLHPQAIATSAAMAARLERTGPADNFRNLFEVPVLFHALVAVALALNLVPSWLVVGAWAFVALRVVHSLIHCSYNRVMHRAVAFLAGYLLVLGLWIAFVASVFQRASA, from the coding sequence ATGCCCACCAACCACCTCCACCTGCTCGCCGCCGCGCTTGCGATGGTGCTGCTCACCTTCGCCGTCGCGGTCGCGATGTTCTTCGCCCGCTTCGGTGAGATGCGGCGCAAGCGGCTGCACCCGCAGGCCATTGCCACCTCGGCCGCCATGGCGGCGCGGCTGGAGCGCACCGGGCCGGCCGACAACTTCCGCAACCTGTTCGAGGTGCCGGTGCTGTTCCATGCGCTGGTGGCGGTGGCGCTGGCGCTGAACCTCGTGCCGTCGTGGCTGGTGGTCGGCGCCTGGGCCTTTGTCGCGCTGCGGGTGGTGCACAGCCTCATCCACTGCAGCTACAACCGGGTGATGCACCGCGCGGTGGCCTTCCTGGCCGGCTACCTGCTGGTGCTGGGGTTGTGGATCGCCTTCGTCGCCTCGGTGTTCCAACGGGCGTCCGCCTGA
- a CDS encoding Bug family tripartite tricarboxylate transporter substrate binding protein has translation MTHPNPARRRLLNALALAPVAGALPFAAQAQEGGTLRLVVPFTPGTTPDLCARLIGPVWAKRFSKTVVTDNRPGASGMLGLDAVAKAAPDGNTLLFGTNTQLTLPFVYAKVPFDVINSFSAIGLIGSTPMALVVHPSVAVNNTRELVAWLKAQPQSTDYASPGKGTVHHLTMEYFAHLSGTKLNHVPYKGSAPALADVLGGHVKLTIVPMHVAAPHAAEGKLRVMGVSSRERDPGFPNVPTLAETGVPGMDTEAWYAVYGPRGLPPAMVATYNEALRAALADPEVLSTLSKQGVTPRPNSPEQFARLMREEHDKWGRLIKAINLPQE, from the coding sequence ATGACCCACCCCAACCCGGCACGCCGCCGGCTGCTGAACGCCCTGGCCCTTGCACCGGTGGCCGGTGCCCTGCCGTTCGCCGCCCAGGCGCAGGAGGGCGGCACGCTGCGCCTGGTGGTGCCCTTCACCCCCGGCACCACGCCCGACCTGTGCGCCCGCCTGATCGGCCCGGTGTGGGCCAAGCGCTTCAGCAAGACCGTGGTCACCGACAACCGGCCCGGTGCCAGCGGCATGCTGGGGCTGGACGCGGTGGCCAAGGCCGCGCCGGACGGCAACACCCTGCTGTTCGGCACCAACACGCAGCTGACCCTGCCCTTCGTCTACGCGAAGGTGCCGTTCGACGTGATCAACTCGTTCTCGGCCATCGGGCTCATCGGCTCGACGCCGATGGCGCTGGTGGTGCACCCGTCGGTGGCGGTCAACAACACCCGGGAGCTGGTGGCCTGGCTGAAGGCGCAGCCGCAGTCGACCGACTACGCTTCGCCCGGCAAGGGCACCGTGCACCACCTGACGATGGAGTACTTCGCCCACCTGAGCGGCACCAAGCTCAACCACGTGCCGTACAAGGGCTCGGCCCCGGCGCTGGCCGACGTGCTGGGCGGACACGTCAAGCTGACCATCGTGCCGATGCACGTCGCGGCGCCGCACGCCGCCGAAGGCAAGCTGCGGGTGATGGGCGTGTCCAGCCGCGAGCGCGACCCCGGCTTCCCCAACGTGCCCACGCTGGCCGAGACCGGCGTGCCCGGCATGGACACCGAGGCCTGGTACGCGGTCTACGGCCCGCGCGGCCTGCCGCCAGCCATGGTGGCCACCTACAACGAGGCGCTGCGCGCCGCGCTGGCCGACCCCGAGGTGCTGTCCACGCTGAGCAAGCAGGGCGTGACGCCCCGGCCCAATTCCCCCGAGCAGTTCGCGCGGCTGATGCGCGAGGAGCACGACAAGTGGGGACGCCTCATCAAGGCCATCAACCTTCCCCAGGAATAG
- the ftsZ gene encoding cell division protein FtsZ yields MPIEMIEEFNEGTKIKVIGVGGGGGNAVEHMIAKGVQNVEFICANTDAQALNRSTAHNHLQLGHTGLGAGAKPEAGRLAADEATDRIKQAIEGAHMLFITAGMGGGTGTGAAPVIARVAKEMGILTVGVVTKPFEFEGNRRMKAADAGVAELEANVDSLIVVLNEKLLDVMGDDVTQEQAFAHANDVLRNAVGGISDIIHMDALINVDFEDVKTVMSEPGKAMMGTAQASGPDRATKAAEQAVACPLLEGIDLSGARGVLVLIAASRQTFKLSESRNVMNTIRRYAADDAQVIYGAAYDESLGDQLRVTVVATGLSPANRRQQAPLTVVQQAPLQRTGTDNLPILQQALGAGTVPAADYHAMNVPSVWRNGRTQAAAKVDALASNGMDEIEIPAFLRKQAD; encoded by the coding sequence ATGCCCATCGAGATGATCGAAGAGTTCAACGAAGGCACCAAGATCAAGGTGATCGGGGTCGGCGGCGGCGGCGGCAACGCCGTCGAGCACATGATCGCCAAGGGGGTGCAGAACGTGGAGTTCATCTGCGCCAACACCGACGCGCAGGCGCTCAACCGCTCCACCGCCCACAACCACCTGCAGCTGGGCCACACCGGCCTCGGCGCCGGTGCCAAGCCCGAGGCCGGCCGCCTGGCCGCCGACGAGGCCACCGACCGCATCAAGCAGGCCATCGAAGGCGCGCACATGCTGTTCATCACCGCCGGCATGGGCGGCGGCACGGGCACCGGCGCCGCACCGGTGATCGCCCGCGTGGCCAAGGAGATGGGCATCCTCACCGTCGGCGTGGTGACCAAGCCCTTCGAGTTCGAAGGCAACCGGCGCATGAAGGCGGCCGACGCCGGCGTGGCCGAGCTGGAGGCCAACGTCGACAGCCTGATCGTGGTGCTCAACGAGAAGCTGCTCGACGTGATGGGCGACGACGTCACCCAGGAGCAGGCCTTCGCGCACGCCAACGACGTGCTGCGCAACGCGGTCGGCGGCATCAGCGACATCATCCACATGGACGCGCTGATCAACGTCGACTTCGAGGACGTGAAGACGGTGATGAGCGAGCCGGGCAAGGCCATGATGGGCACCGCCCAGGCCAGCGGCCCCGACCGCGCCACCAAGGCCGCCGAGCAGGCGGTGGCCTGCCCGCTGCTGGAGGGCATCGACCTCAGCGGCGCGCGCGGCGTGCTGGTGCTGATCGCGGCCAGCCGTCAGACCTTCAAGCTGAGCGAGAGCCGCAACGTGATGAACACCATCCGCCGCTACGCCGCGGACGATGCGCAGGTCATCTACGGCGCGGCCTACGACGAGAGCCTGGGCGACCAGCTGCGCGTCACCGTGGTCGCCACCGGCCTGTCGCCGGCCAACCGCCGCCAGCAGGCGCCGCTGACCGTGGTGCAGCAGGCCCCGCTGCAGCGCACCGGCACCGACAACCTGCCCATCCTGCAGCAGGCGCTCGGCGCGGGCACCGTGCCCGCCGCCGACTACCACGCGATGAACGTGCCCAGCGTCTGGCGCAACGGCCGCACCCAGGCGGCGGCGAAGGTGGACGCGCTGGCCAGCAACGGCATGGACGAGATCGAGATTCCCGCCTTCCTGCGCAAGCAGGCCGACTGA
- a CDS encoding DUF1810 domain-containing protein, with amino-acid sequence MARTTDDPFQLERFLQAQAGAYPPALAELRAGAKRSHWMWFVFPQLRGLGRSDMARAYGIVSLDEARAYLAHPVLGARLREVMAVLSDLAGADAEAVFGPVDAVKLRSCVTLFQAAAPQEPLFGAVLAKYFGGRPDGQTLALLAPTDGRR; translated from the coding sequence ATGGCCCGCACCACGGACGACCCTTTCCAGCTCGAGCGCTTCCTGCAGGCCCAGGCGGGCGCCTACCCGCCGGCGCTGGCCGAGCTGCGCGCCGGCGCCAAGCGTTCGCACTGGATGTGGTTCGTCTTCCCGCAGCTGAGGGGCCTGGGCCGCAGCGACATGGCGAGGGCCTACGGCATCGTGTCGCTGGACGAGGCCCGGGCGTACCTGGCACACCCGGTGCTCGGCGCTAGGCTGCGAGAGGTGATGGCCGTGCTGAGCGACCTGGCAGGTGCCGATGCCGAGGCGGTGTTCGGCCCGGTGGATGCGGTGAAGCTGCGCTCCTGCGTCACGCTGTTCCAGGCCGCCGCGCCGCAGGAGCCGCTGTTCGGCGCGGTGCTGGCGAAGTACTTCGGTGGCCGGCCGGACGGGCAGACGCTGGCGCTGCTGGCGCCGACCGACGGTCGCCGCTGA
- the ftsA gene encoding cell division protein FtsA: MPKEYKDLVVGLDIGTAKVMAVVAEVMPDGTLRVAGLGVAPSHGLKRGVVVNIDATVQSIQQALKEAEMMADCKITRVYTGITGSHIRGQNSTGMVIVRDKEVTPIDVARVVETAKAINIPTDQRLLLVEPQEFVIDGHEVKEPIGMSGGRLEVKVHIVTGAQSAAENIVKCVRRCGLEVDQLVLNPSASSAAVLTEDEKDLGVALVDIGAGTTDVSIYTDGSVRHTAVIPIAGDLITSDIAMALRTPTKDAEEIKVEYGVAKQLLADPSENLEVPGLGDRAPRMLSRQALAGVIEPRVEEIFSLVHQVIRESGYEELLSSGIVLAGGSAVMPGMVELAEDIFLKPVRKGLPTYGGALHDMVANPRSATVMGLLEEARLARARGQRAAQQAGSVKTWFGRLKDWFLGNF, encoded by the coding sequence ATGCCGAAGGAATACAAGGACCTGGTCGTCGGCCTGGACATCGGCACCGCCAAGGTGATGGCGGTGGTGGCCGAGGTCATGCCCGACGGCACGCTTCGGGTGGCCGGCCTGGGCGTGGCGCCCTCGCACGGGTTGAAGCGCGGCGTGGTGGTCAACATCGACGCCACCGTGCAGTCCATCCAGCAGGCCTTGAAGGAGGCCGAGATGATGGCCGACTGCAAGATCACCCGCGTCTACACCGGCATCACCGGCAGCCACATCCGGGGGCAGAACTCCACCGGCATGGTCATCGTGCGCGACAAGGAGGTGACGCCCATCGACGTCGCCCGCGTGGTGGAGACGGCCAAGGCCATCAACATCCCCACCGACCAGCGGCTGCTGCTGGTCGAGCCGCAGGAATTCGTCATCGACGGCCACGAGGTGAAGGAGCCGATCGGCATGTCCGGCGGCCGGCTGGAGGTCAAGGTCCACATCGTGACCGGCGCGCAGAGCGCGGCCGAGAACATCGTCAAGTGCGTGCGCCGCTGCGGGCTGGAGGTGGACCAGCTGGTGCTCAACCCCAGCGCCAGCAGCGCCGCGGTGCTGACCGAGGACGAGAAGGACCTCGGCGTGGCGCTGGTCGACATCGGCGCCGGCACCACCGACGTGTCGATCTACACCGACGGCAGCGTGCGCCACACCGCGGTGATCCCGATCGCCGGCGACCTCATCACCAGCGACATCGCGATGGCGCTGCGCACGCCGACCAAGGACGCCGAGGAGATCAAGGTCGAGTACGGCGTGGCCAAGCAGCTGCTGGCCGACCCGAGCGAGAACCTCGAGGTGCCCGGCCTGGGCGACCGCGCGCCGCGCATGCTCAGCCGCCAGGCGCTGGCCGGCGTCATCGAGCCGCGGGTGGAGGAGATCTTCTCCCTCGTGCACCAGGTCATCCGCGAAAGCGGCTACGAGGAGCTGCTGTCCAGCGGCATCGTGCTGGCCGGCGGCTCCGCCGTCATGCCCGGCATGGTGGAGCTGGCCGAGGACATCTTTCTGAAGCCCGTGCGCAAGGGCCTGCCGACCTACGGCGGCGCGCTGCACGACATGGTGGCCAACCCGCGGTCGGCCACCGTCATGGGACTGCTGGAGGAGGCGCGCCTGGCGCGTGCGCGCGGTCAGCGCGCGGCGCAGCAGGCCGGGTCGGTGAAGACCTGGTTCGGCCGCCTCAAGGACTGGTTTCTGGGGAATTTCTGA
- a CDS encoding PACE efflux transporter produces MSPRARRVLQAVLYEVGAVAVVGPVLSLAFDRPAASTLGLAVVLSGIALGWNYLFNTLFERWESRQAVRGRSWVRRLAHGTGFEGGLVILLVPVMALWLDIPPLAAFLANLGLLAFFFVYAIAFTWTFDRLFGLPASAGGPRQADASPRP; encoded by the coding sequence ATGAGTCCCAGAGCCCGCCGGGTCCTCCAGGCCGTCCTCTACGAGGTCGGCGCCGTCGCCGTGGTCGGACCGGTGCTGAGCCTGGCCTTCGACCGGCCGGCGGCCTCGACCCTCGGCCTGGCCGTCGTGCTGTCGGGCATCGCGCTGGGCTGGAACTACCTCTTCAACACCCTCTTCGAGCGCTGGGAGTCCCGGCAGGCCGTGCGCGGCCGGTCGTGGGTCCGGCGCCTGGCGCACGGCACCGGCTTCGAGGGCGGGCTGGTCATCCTGCTGGTGCCGGTGATGGCGCTGTGGCTGGACATTCCGCCGCTGGCGGCGTTCCTGGCCAACCTGGGCCTGCTCGCCTTCTTCTTCGTCTACGCCATCGCCTTCACCTGGACCTTCGACCGGCTGTTCGGCCTGCCGGCCTCGGCCGGTGGGCCGCGGCAGGCCGACGCCTCCCCGAGGCCGTGA
- a CDS encoding tripartite tricarboxylate transporter substrate binding protein — translation MAPHPSTSTARRGAMRLVGAAALALFGAAASPLALAQAGAAATPGWPNKPVRLIVTFPPGGSSDAAARLVAPKLAERLGQAVVIDNRPGAGGGIGLEAAAKSAPDGHTLVLASAGGLTANPSLYRKLNYDPVKDFAPVVLFGTSPFVLVAHESLPAANARELVALAKSKPGKLSYASGGNGTAMHLSGELLKSTAQVFVVHVPYRGTGPAVLAAMSGETELAVADLASVQQQLKGGRLKALGVMGAKRSSLAPELPTLAETGLPGFESNGWFAVLAPAGTPAPIVARLNAELNAILRSDDMRRQFAVAGLEPLGGSSEELARLMKSETDKWAQVIKVSGAKLD, via the coding sequence ATGGCCCCTCACCCCAGCACCTCCACGGCCCGCCGCGGCGCGATGCGCCTGGTCGGCGCCGCGGCGCTGGCCCTGTTCGGCGCGGCCGCCAGCCCGCTCGCGCTGGCGCAGGCCGGCGCGGCCGCCACCCCCGGCTGGCCGAACAAGCCGGTGCGGCTGATCGTCACCTTCCCGCCCGGCGGCAGCAGCGACGCCGCCGCGCGCCTGGTGGCGCCCAAGCTGGCCGAGCGACTCGGCCAGGCGGTGGTGATCGACAACCGGCCCGGCGCCGGCGGCGGCATCGGCCTGGAGGCGGCGGCCAAGAGCGCGCCCGACGGCCACACGCTGGTGCTGGCCTCGGCCGGCGGCCTGACCGCCAACCCCAGCCTGTACCGCAAGCTGAACTACGACCCGGTGAAGGACTTCGCGCCGGTGGTGCTGTTCGGCACCAGCCCCTTCGTGCTGGTGGCGCACGAGTCGCTGCCCGCCGCCAATGCCCGCGAACTGGTGGCGCTGGCCAAGTCCAAGCCCGGCAAGCTGAGCTACGCCTCCGGCGGCAACGGCACCGCCATGCACCTGTCGGGCGAGCTGCTGAAGAGCACCGCGCAGGTCTTCGTCGTGCACGTGCCCTACCGCGGCACCGGTCCGGCGGTGCTGGCCGCCATGTCGGGCGAGACGGAGCTGGCGGTGGCCGACCTGGCCAGCGTGCAGCAGCAGCTGAAGGGCGGCCGGCTGAAGGCGCTGGGCGTGATGGGCGCCAAGCGCAGCAGCCTGGCGCCGGAGCTGCCCACGCTGGCCGAGACGGGCCTGCCCGGCTTCGAGTCCAACGGCTGGTTCGCGGTGCTGGCGCCGGCCGGCACGCCCGCGCCCATCGTCGCGCGCCTGAACGCCGAGCTGAATGCCATCCTGCGCTCCGACGACATGCGGCGTCAGTTCGCGGTCGCCGGGCTGGAGCCGCTGGGCGGCAGCAGCGAGGAACTGGCGCGGCTGATGAAGTCCGAGACCGACAAGTGGGCCCAGGTGATCAAGGTGTCGGGCGCCAAGCTCGACTGA
- a CDS encoding amidohydrolase family protein produces the protein MSTIPPAPYRRIAAEEGWCTPELMRMYERIVETRSINDPGFYSLWGFFGTSPSERARTLKDRIQDLEGRRLRDMDEHGIDMQLLMLTAPGVQVFDAATGTALAASTNDHMADTIRRHPTRFDGLAAVAPQDPQAAAKEIERAVNQLKLKGVVINSHTQGEYLDDTKFWDIFAACEALDVPLYIHPNTPSPQMVEPFLSRGLGEAIYGFACETGLHVLRMIVAGVFDRFPKLRLVLGHCGEGLPYWLYRIDFMHGGIVRANRCEGAKPLQRTPGEVFRQNVWVTNSGMCWAPPVMYCHQVLGADRVLYAMDYPYQVVADEVRAMDALPLSDEHKKMFFQTNAERLFRLAPQSA, from the coding sequence ATGTCCACCATCCCGCCCGCCCCGTACCGCCGCATTGCCGCCGAGGAAGGCTGGTGCACGCCCGAACTGATGCGCATGTACGAGCGCATCGTCGAGACGCGGTCCATCAACGACCCGGGCTTCTACAGCCTGTGGGGCTTCTTCGGCACGAGCCCGAGCGAGCGCGCGCGCACGCTGAAGGACCGCATCCAGGACCTGGAGGGCCGGCGCCTGCGCGACATGGACGAGCACGGCATCGACATGCAGCTGCTGATGCTGACCGCGCCCGGCGTGCAGGTCTTCGACGCCGCCACCGGTACCGCACTGGCCGCGTCGACCAACGACCACATGGCCGACACCATCCGCCGCCACCCGACGCGCTTCGACGGCCTGGCGGCCGTGGCGCCGCAGGACCCGCAGGCCGCGGCCAAGGAAATCGAGCGCGCGGTCAACCAGCTCAAGCTGAAGGGCGTGGTCATCAACTCGCACACCCAGGGCGAGTACCTCGACGACACCAAGTTCTGGGACATCTTCGCCGCCTGCGAGGCGCTGGACGTGCCGCTGTACATCCACCCCAACACGCCGTCGCCGCAGATGGTGGAGCCCTTCCTGTCGCGCGGCCTGGGCGAGGCGATCTACGGCTTCGCCTGCGAGACCGGGCTGCACGTGCTGCGCATGATCGTGGCCGGCGTGTTCGACCGCTTCCCCAAGCTGCGGCTGGTGCTCGGCCACTGCGGCGAGGGCCTGCCCTACTGGCTCTACCGCATCGACTTCATGCACGGCGGCATCGTGCGCGCCAACCGCTGCGAGGGCGCCAAGCCGCTGCAGCGCACCCCGGGCGAGGTGTTCCGGCAGAACGTCTGGGTGACGAACAGCGGCATGTGCTGGGCGCCCCCGGTGATGTACTGCCACCAGGTGCTGGGCGCCGACCGCGTGCTCTACGCCATGGACTACCCGTACCAGGTGGTGGCCGACGAGGTGCGGGCGATGGACGCGCTGCCGCTGTCCGACGAGCACAAGAAGATGTTCTTCCAGACCAACGCGGAACGGCTGTTCCGCCTGGCGCCGCAGTCGGCCTGA
- a CDS encoding cysteine-rich CWC family protein — MTPVADRSHDVPAQAGRRCPLCQGDNRCMLARATGASVADCWCAGRRIAASTLAAVPLALRGRACLCARCANPP; from the coding sequence GTGACGCCCGTCGCCGACCGGTCGCACGACGTGCCGGCGCAGGCGGGCCGGCGCTGCCCGCTGTGCCAGGGCGACAACCGCTGCATGCTCGCACGGGCGACCGGCGCCTCGGTGGCCGACTGCTGGTGCGCCGGCAGACGCATTGCGGCGTCGACGCTGGCCGCCGTGCCGCTCGCGCTGCGCGGCAGGGCCTGCCTGTGCGCGCGCTGCGCCAACCCGCCCTGA